GATCGAGGTGCGCCCACGGGTCAGCGCGAGAGCGGCGTCGTCGAGTACTCGGGCGCCGGCGCTGCCCGCTTCCGCCGTTGCCTCGTCCAGAATCAGCAGGGGTGGATCCAGGAGTTCGATCCGTGCCAGGGCGAGCTGTTGCGCCTGGGTCGCGGTGAGGCGGTGGCCGCCGCCGCCGACCACTGTCTCGATGCCCTCGGGCAGCGCTCCGACCCAGTCCGAGGCGCCGACGGTATCGAGGGCGGCGACGATGTCGGCGTCGGTTGCGGCAGGGGCGGCTAGGCGGAGATCGTCGGCCACCGTGCCCGCAAAAACGTGAACTTCCTGAGTAACCAACGCAACTGCGGTCCGAGCAGTGTTCCGCGAGAGTTGATTGCGGGGGACGGAGCCGATCCGCACGGTACCCTCGGTGGGTTCGTAGGTCCCGGCGAGAAGTTTTGCCACCGTGGACTTTCCGGCGCCGGTGGCTCCCACGAGAGCGGTGACGGTACCGGCCGGAATCGTGATGTCGATATCGCGCAACACGGGGGCGTCGCTCGGACGGTACGAGAAGGTCACGTCCTCCAACGAGGCTGAACTGTTGACGGGTTCGCGGGGATCGGCCGGAATCGGGGGCACCGGTGCGAGGGTGACGCCGACAAGGCGAGCCAGAGCGATTGTGCCCTCTTGCAACTCGTCGAAGACGCTGAGAACGGCTCCGACAGGGTCGAACAACCGGTGGAAGAACAGGGCTGCCGCGGTGGCGGCTCCGATGGTGACCTGCCCGTTCTTCACGAGCCAGAATCCCGTGATCAGAACTGCCGAGAGTCCGATGAATTCGGCGATGTTGAGACGACCGAAGAACCTGGTCCGTAGCCGTGTCGTCTTCAGGCTGAGCCGAACCGCTGTCAGTGAGCGCGATTCGATCTGCTCCAGGTGCGGCTTCGCCAGCCGTAGAGATCCGACGGTGTCGGAATTGCTCAGTGAGTCGAGGAGCTGTTGTGCGCGTGCACCTTCGGCTTCGCGTTCTTGTCGGTAGACGGGTGCTGATTGTGTGAGGTACCACCTCAGGGCACGCACCTGGATCGGTGCGGCGATCACAGCGGCAATCGCAAATCGCCAGTCCAGCGCGCCTAATCCGATCAGAGTCAAGACGATAGTGAGTGCAGCGGTGGCAAACACCGGTAAGGCCTGCGACACGGCTTGCGTGACCAGGCGAACGTCACCGGTGATGCGGGAGACGAGGTCACCACGTCCGGCGCGCTCGACGTCGCTCTGAGGTAGATCGAGTACTCGGACGACCACTTCTTCACGTAGGTCTGCCACGACGCGTTCCCCGACCCCGGCCAGAAGGTATTCGCTGACACCGACCAGTAGGGAGGACAGGACGGCGACAGCAACCAAGGCCCCGGTCAACGTGCCGATACGGGAGACGATGTCGGTGCCACCAGAAGTGACGGTGTCTACCATCTCGCCCAGAATCAGTGGGGTGAGCAGGCCGATTGCCGTGGCTGCGGTCAAGGTGAGCGCCGCACCGCTCGCTCCGAGTCGGTGCGGCCGCAGCAGCCGAAGTGCCTCGGTGCGAGCCTGTTTGGGGGTTGCGGTGGGGAGCAGGTCGTTCACAGTTCGATTACCCGATCGCAGATATCGAGCAGCGCGGGGCTGCTGGTGAGAAGAATTGTCGCGTGAGCACTGCGAACCTCGGATATCCCGCGGGCAATGCGCGCTTCCGTGACGGAGTCGACGGCGGTGGTCGGATCGTGCAGTACCAGTATCGGTACGTCGCTTGCCAAGGCCCGCGCGAGCGCAACTCGTTGACGTTGACCGCCGGACAGCGAGTTGCCCTGCTCGGTGACGCCGGTGGCAAGTCCGTTCGGGAGAGCCTCGATCACCTGATCCGCGGCGGCTGCCGAGATGGCGGCGTCGGTTCGGTGCCCGACCGGAGTCAGAGCGCCGATGTTGTCGCCGACGGTGCCGATGAAGAGTGCGGCATCGTGCGGGGCGGCGAGGACATGCGTTCGGAGTTCGTCGATGTCCAGATCGTGGATGGGATTGTCACCCAGACGGATTGATCCAGAAGGAGGATCTATCCGGCGCGCCAGCACATCCATGAAAGCATCGGCCCAGGCCGTGTTGTCGTAGGTGATGCCGACGATCTCGCCGCGCTTGACATCCAGGTCGACCGGCGCCGCTCCGGCCAGAACAACGTCACGCAGTGTCAGGGATTCCGAATGGCTCAGTGCTACAGGATCGCTCGCGGGGGAGACGGCGCGGCGTGTCCCGATGAGCGCCGCAATACGATTCGCGGACGCGCGGGCTCGGGCCAGTCCGGCACCGAAATAGATGATGTCGATGAGCGGTCCGCGGAGGAACTGCGCCAATCCCACCACCGCAATGAATTCACCGACCGAAATACTGCCGGATGCTGCCATTCTGCCGCCGACGTAGGCGATGACGGCAAGGTAGGCGCCCGCGATGGCGACGTTGGCCGCCGAGTACATCGCTTGGTAGCGCTGAGCGCGCAGGGTTGCATCGAGCGATGTCCGGCTGGCACCCCGATAGCGCTGCGCCGCAGCATCTCCGGCGCCGATGCCGGACAGAATACGTAAGCCGGACAGCAAGTCGGCGGCGAGTGCCCCGGCGCGTGCGCCCTGCCACTGATCCGTTTCGGCCCGGCGTTCGAGGGGACGGCTCACGACCTGCATCAGTACGAGTACCGGGGGAGTGCTGAGGATGACCAGAAGCCCGAGCGGCACCGAGATGACCAGTAGTGAGATTGCGGCGGTCAGCACTCCGCAGGCAGCGCCGAGTTTGGTGCTGAGAGTGTGGGTGAATCCCGCGACCGAACCGGCGTCGGAGGTCGCGATCGAGTAGACCTCACCGGGCATCCGACGCGGATTCATGCCGTGCGGATCGAGGCCGCGTCTGGCGATGTCCATCCGAAGCCGATGGGCGCCGTACTCGGTGACCGAGTCGGCGATCCGGGCTGCAATTCTCCAGCTGAGCAGCAGGCCGGTGAACAGGATGCCGAGAACAAGAATCCACTTGCCGAGAGCTGCGGCGTCGCTGGTCGCCACGGCACGGTCGATGACCGCACCGATCACGACCGGGACCAGAGCTTCGGCTACCTGGTGTCCGGTGAAGCCCACCGACGCGGCAGCCAGCTTTGCCCCGCGCCCCTCGGCTGCGATGGCGCGCGTGATCACCTGACGTGGCGTGATCGCCGGAGGCAGCGGCGGACCGTCGGTATCGTTACTCGGATGAAGCGGCGTTGATGACACTGGGTCCACGCTAGGGATCGAATGCACCTGTTATGAAGTCACGCTGATGCCAAAACTTGTCGTGAACAGGCCATATACGACACGGTGGCCGAATTGCGATACTAGTTGACCCCGTTGTGGCGGAGAATTCGTCGACGCGGCGGCGGCTCTGCAATAAATTAAGGTCTGCCTTACCTTTGTGCTTGATTGTTGTGCGTTTCGTGTTTCACCGATGTTGGAGATTGTCGTGAGTCTTGTGTTCGGCGAGGTGCTCTTCAAGGAGTACGTAACCCCGGGAATGGTTCGGATCGTGTTCGGCGGGGAGGGTTTGACCACGTTTCGAACAACCGGTATCGGTGACGAGTATCTTCGCCTCCATTTCCCGGTCCCGGCAACCGGTAAATTTGTTCTGCCGGAGGAAGATCCGGACGCACCACGTGGTTGGCGTTACCCGGAAGGCCAGGAGGCTTCGCCGTGCCAGCCCTACACGGTCCGACGGTTCGATTCCGAAACCAGCCGCATGACGGTCGATTTCGTGGTTCACGACGGCGGAATAGCCAGTGATTGGGCACAGGGCGCCGCGATCGGTGACGCGTTGGCGATCGGCGAGTCCCGTGGTCTGTACGAGCCCCCGGCCGATGCGTGCTGGCAGGTGTTCGTCGCCGACGCAACCGGACTCCCGGCCCTGGGCCGCCTGATCGAACAGTTGCCTGCCGGTGTGTCGGCCAAGGCGATAGTCGAGGTGGTGGACGAGTCGCACCGCCAGCACATCGAATCGGCCGCGGACGTCGAGTTCATCTGGTTGGTGGGCAGTGGCAACGGCATTGCGCCGTCGAAGCTTCCGGATGCAGTGCGTGCACTGAAACTGCCCACCGAACCTGGATACGTCTGGGTAGCAGGGGAAAGCACGATGCTGCGCGATATCCGCAAGTATCTCCGGCACGAACTGAAGTTGCCGGCGCAGCAGTACAAGGTTATCGGCTACTGGACGTACAAAGCCGAAGTGTGGAATGCGAAGTACGAAGCGCTCGACGAAACCATTCGCGCGCAGTTGGATGCGGCGTGGCAATCCGATCGAGACGAAGAGGAAATTCGTGACGAAGTCGACAAGACCCTCGAGAGTGCGGGCTTGTGACCACGGCAGTCAACGAGAGTGAGACGACTGCGGAACTGATCGACGAGTCCCTGGCGGAGAAGCAGAAACAACCCGCCGGACTCGTCGAAACGAATTCTCGTCGAACCCTCGGGCTTGTTATCTGCCTGGCAGTTCTCGGATGTGTTGTGCTGGTGAGTATCGCGGTCGGATCGAAGACCATTCCGTTCGGCACCGTCGTCGACGCGTTGGTCAACTACGACGATTCCAACGATCACGTGATCATTCGTGATCTGCGACTGCCCCGCACACTGCTTGGCCTGCTCGTCGGCATGGCGTTGGGTGTGGCCGGCGCATTGATCCAGGCAATGACCCGAAACCCATTGGCGGACCCGGGAATTCTCGGTGTCAATGCCGGTGCGGGATTCGCGATGGTGGTTGCCGTCGCGGTGTTCGGGTTGACCAGTATCTGGTCGTACATCTGGTTTGCGTTCATCGGTGCGGTGATCGCAACCGTCATCGTGTACGCGTTGGGATCGATCGGACGAGGCGGCGCCACACCGATCCGGCTCACACTCGCCGGCGTGGCAATCGGATCGGTGTTGGGCGGCATCTCGTCCGGAATCACCTTGCTCAACCCGACGGCATTCGACCAGATGCGTCAGTGGAACGCCGGTTCTCTCAGCGGTCGCTCCCTGGACATCGTGCTGGCTGTGACACCGTTCATCGTGATCGGGCTCGTCCTGGCACTGGCTCTGGCGCGACAACTCAACGCTGTCGCCCTCGGTGACGATCTGGCGCGTTCACTCGGCGCCAACATCACCCGCACGCGCGTCATCGGGGTTGTTGCCGTGACCCTGTTGTGCGGTGCGGCTACTGCTGCTGCCGGTCCGATCGGGTTTGTGGGGCTGATGGTTCCACACGTTGCCCGCTGGTTCGTCGGACCGGATCAGCGCTGGATTCTTCCGTACACGATGGTGTGCGCGCCGATTCTGCTCCTCGCCTCCGATGTGGTCGGGCGAATCGTGCTGCGCCCCGGTGAACTTCAAGTGGGTATCGTCACGGCCTTCATCGGTGCTCCGGTACTGATCCTGCTGGTGCGTCGAAGCAAGGTGAGCGGCCTGTGAGTATCGACTTCGGGCGCCCAACCACGGTGGTGCGCTCACCCAAGGAGGGCTGGTCGGCGCGGATCGACGTCCGCACGGTCACCGTGTGCGTTGTACTTGTTGTCATCGGATTGGGTGTCGGTGTCATCGCCCTGGGTAGTGGCGACTACCAGGTGCCGATTGCTGATGTCTTGGGGGCCTTGTTCGGTGAGGCGCCGGCGCGAATCCACATGGTTGTCGTGGAATGGCGTCTGCCGCGGGTGTTGTTGGCGTTGATGCTCGGTGCCGCATTGGGTATGAGTGGTGCGATATTCCAATCGCTCACCCGAAATCCGCTGGGCAGCCCCGACATCATCGGCTTCAATTCCGGTGCATACACCGGCGCGCTTGTAGTCATTCTGCTGGTAGGTGGAACGTATTACGAGATCGCGGTGGGCGCGCTGGTCGGCGGAATCGCCACTGCAGCAGTCGTATACCTGCTCGCGTACAAACGCGGTGTGCAGGGTTTCCGTCTGATCATCGTGGGCATCGCGATCAGCGCGATGCTGGGATCGGTCAACACCTGGCTGATCCTCAAGGCCAAACTCGACGACGCGATGGCGGCCGCAGTGTGGGGAGCCGGTTCGTTGAACGGTCTGGGATGGACCCAGGTGTGGCCGGTTGTTGCAGTCCTGGTTGTGCTGGTTCCGCTGATCCTGTTGTTGGGCAGGCGGATGCAAATGCTCGAGATGGGCGACGACGCGGCCAAGGCGCTCGGGGTTCGAGCTGAACCCACGAGGTTGTCGTTGGTGGTTCTCGGTGTTGCGCTGACGGCGATGGTGACGGCGGCGGCCGGTCCCATCGGGTTCGTCTCGCTCGCCGCACCACAATTGGTACGGCGACTGACCGGTAGTGCGGGTGTGACGCTTTTGCCTTCTGCCGCAATGGGTGGGGCTCTGTTGATGATCAGTGACTGGGTCGCGCAGCGAGCATTTGCCCCGACGCAGTTGCCTGTCGGAGTAGTGACGGTATCCATCGGCGGCGTCTATTTCGTCTGGCTCCTCGCACGTGAGGCCCGCAAGCAGTGACCGAAAGAACGAGGAAGAGCGTGAACGAAACCAGCGGGCAGAAGACAAATCGGTTGCGCGCCGAGGACGTCACGATCGGGTACGACAAGCGCATCATCTCGCAGAACCTCAACGTCGACATCCCCGACGGCGGCTTCACCGTCATCGTCGGGCCGAATGCCTGCGGCAAATCGACGCTCCTGCGGGCGTTGTCTCGCTTGCTCAAGCCGAGCACCGGCACAGTTCTGCTGGACGGTAAGGCGATCACGTCGTATCCGGCCAAGGAAGTTGCTCGCAGACTCGGGTTACTGCCGCAGACGTCGATCGCGCCCGACGGCATCAAGGTCGCCGATCTTGTTGCGCGAGGCCGGTATCCGCATCAGAAACTGATTCGCCAGTGGTCGCGTGAGGATGAGGCCGCAGTCGTCACTGCGATGGAAGCCACGAAGGTCACGGACTTGTCCGCCCGTCTCGTCGACGAATTGTCAGGTGGGCAGCGTCAACGAGTGTGGGTTGCCATGGTGCTCGCGCAGCAGACGCCGCTGGTGCTGCTCGACGAGCCGACTACCTTCCTCGATATAGCGCATCAGATCGAACTGCTGGAACTGTGCCGCGATCTCAACGAGAACGACGGGCACACCTTGGTGGCGGTGCTGCACGATCTGAATCACGCGTGCCGCTACGGAACTCACATCATCGCCATGAAGGACGGCGCGGTTGTGGCAGAAGGCCCACCGGCCGAGATCATCACGGAAGAACTGGTGCAGGAGGTGTTCGGCATGGCATGCCGCATCATCGACGACCCGGTTTCCCATACGCCGCTGGTCATCCCGCTGGGACGGGAGCGGCAACGACGCATCGAAGGAGCACAGGTATGACACTCGTCCTGGATACGCAGGTCACCGATTTCGAGTGGGCGCACATTGTCGATCGTATTTCGCGACGTCAATTCTTCGGTGGCGCAGCGGGTATGGCAGCGGTATTGGCACTGAGCGCCTGCGGAACCTCCGATGCGGAATCCGATTCGGCCGGCGACACCGTGGCGTACACATGGGCGGAGTTCAGCGGCGACGTTCCGCGCAACCCCAAGCGTGTGGTGGTTCTCGACGGACGGGTGGACCTCGAGTTCGCGATGATGATGGACTACCCGATCGTGGGTTCGGGCAATTTCTGGTTCCCCGAGGAAAAGGCGGGGTTTCAGTTTCCCGGACGGGCTATCGAGGATGCGAGCTTCGTCAACGTTGCCGGTGATTTCTCGACCAACTTCGAGGCTGTTCTCGGCCTCGATCCCGATCTGATCGTGATGACGTTGATCGGATACACCAGTGATTGGTACGGCAACGAGCGGTTGGCGTCCATCGCACCGCTGTTGGTAGTGGGAGATGATATCGAGCAGAGTGCGGGGCACCCGGTTGACTGGCGGGGCGCGTTACTGGCGCAGGCACGTCAACTCGATCGTGTTGCCGTCGCCGAGGCATCCATCGCCGACTACGAGCGCAAGCTCGCCGAGTTGCGTCCGTTGCTGCAGGACAAGCTCGGTG
The nucleotide sequence above comes from Rhodococcus sp. KBS0724. Encoded proteins:
- a CDS encoding ABC transporter ATP-binding protein → MNDLLPTATPKQARTEALRLLRPHRLGASGAALTLTAATAIGLLTPLILGEMVDTVTSGGTDIVSRIGTLTGALVAVAVLSSLLVGVSEYLLAGVGERVVADLREEVVVRVLDLPQSDVERAGRGDLVSRITGDVRLVTQAVSQALPVFATAALTIVLTLIGLGALDWRFAIAAVIAAPIQVRALRWYLTQSAPVYRQEREAEGARAQQLLDSLSNSDTVGSLRLAKPHLEQIESRSLTAVRLSLKTTRLRTRFFGRLNIAEFIGLSAVLITGFWLVKNGQVTIGAATAAALFFHRLFDPVGAVLSVFDELQEGTIALARLVGVTLAPVPPIPADPREPVNSSASLEDVTFSYRPSDAPVLRDIDITIPAGTVTALVGATGAGKSTVAKLLAGTYEPTEGTVRIGSVPRNQLSRNTARTAVALVTQEVHVFAGTVADDLRLAAPAATDADIVAALDTVGASDWVGALPEGIETVVGGGGHRLTATQAQQLALARIELLDPPLLILDEATAEAGSAGARVLDDAALALTRGRTSITVAHRLSQAVDADRILVMDDGRVVEQGSHDELVNLGGRYAQLWEAWSIPRR
- a CDS encoding ABC transporter ATP-binding protein, with amino-acid sequence MSSTPLHPSNDTDGPPLPPAITPRQVITRAIAAEGRGAKLAAASVGFTGHQVAEALVPVVIGAVIDRAVATSDAAALGKWILVLGILFTGLLLSWRIAARIADSVTEYGAHRLRMDIARRGLDPHGMNPRRMPGEVYSIATSDAGSVAGFTHTLSTKLGAACGVLTAAISLLVISVPLGLLVILSTPPVLVLMQVVSRPLERRAETDQWQGARAGALAADLLSGLRILSGIGAGDAAAQRYRGASRTSLDATLRAQRYQAMYSAANVAIAGAYLAVIAYVGGRMAASGSISVGEFIAVVGLAQFLRGPLIDIIYFGAGLARARASANRIAALIGTRRAVSPASDPVALSHSESLTLRDVVLAGAAPVDLDVKRGEIVGITYDNTAWADAFMDVLARRIDPPSGSIRLGDNPIHDLDIDELRTHVLAAPHDAALFIGTVGDNIGALTPVGHRTDAAISAAAADQVIEALPNGLATGVTEQGNSLSGGQRQRVALARALASDVPILVLHDPTTAVDSVTEARIARGISEVRSAHATILLTSSPALLDICDRVIEL
- a CDS encoding siderophore-interacting protein, whose protein sequence is MSLVFGEVLFKEYVTPGMVRIVFGGEGLTTFRTTGIGDEYLRLHFPVPATGKFVLPEEDPDAPRGWRYPEGQEASPCQPYTVRRFDSETSRMTVDFVVHDGGIASDWAQGAAIGDALAIGESRGLYEPPADACWQVFVADATGLPALGRLIEQLPAGVSAKAIVEVVDESHRQHIESAADVEFIWLVGSGNGIAPSKLPDAVRALKLPTEPGYVWVAGESTMLRDIRKYLRHELKLPAQQYKVIGYWTYKAEVWNAKYEALDETIRAQLDAAWQSDRDEEEIRDEVDKTLESAGL
- a CDS encoding Fe(3+)-siderophore ABC transporter permease — encoded protein: MTTAVNESETTAELIDESLAEKQKQPAGLVETNSRRTLGLVICLAVLGCVVLVSIAVGSKTIPFGTVVDALVNYDDSNDHVIIRDLRLPRTLLGLLVGMALGVAGALIQAMTRNPLADPGILGVNAGAGFAMVVAVAVFGLTSIWSYIWFAFIGAVIATVIVYALGSIGRGGATPIRLTLAGVAIGSVLGGISSGITLLNPTAFDQMRQWNAGSLSGRSLDIVLAVTPFIVIGLVLALALARQLNAVALGDDLARSLGANITRTRVIGVVAVTLLCGAATAAAGPIGFVGLMVPHVARWFVGPDQRWILPYTMVCAPILLLASDVVGRIVLRPGELQVGIVTAFIGAPVLILLVRRSKVSGL
- the fepG gene encoding iron-enterobactin ABC transporter permease → MSIDFGRPTTVVRSPKEGWSARIDVRTVTVCVVLVVIGLGVGVIALGSGDYQVPIADVLGALFGEAPARIHMVVVEWRLPRVLLALMLGAALGMSGAIFQSLTRNPLGSPDIIGFNSGAYTGALVVILLVGGTYYEIAVGALVGGIATAAVVYLLAYKRGVQGFRLIIVGIAISAMLGSVNTWLILKAKLDDAMAAAVWGAGSLNGLGWTQVWPVVAVLVVLVPLILLLGRRMQMLEMGDDAAKALGVRAEPTRLSLVVLGVALTAMVTAAAGPIGFVSLAAPQLVRRLTGSAGVTLLPSAAMGGALLMISDWVAQRAFAPTQLPVGVVTVSIGGVYFVWLLAREARKQ
- a CDS encoding ABC transporter ATP-binding protein, with product MNETSGQKTNRLRAEDVTIGYDKRIISQNLNVDIPDGGFTVIVGPNACGKSTLLRALSRLLKPSTGTVLLDGKAITSYPAKEVARRLGLLPQTSIAPDGIKVADLVARGRYPHQKLIRQWSREDEAAVVTAMEATKVTDLSARLVDELSGGQRQRVWVAMVLAQQTPLVLLDEPTTFLDIAHQIELLELCRDLNENDGHTLVAVLHDLNHACRYGTHIIAMKDGAVVAEGPPAEIITEELVQEVFGMACRIIDDPVSHTPLVIPLGRERQRRIEGAQV
- a CDS encoding ABC transporter substrate-binding protein, which gives rise to MTLVLDTQVTDFEWAHIVDRISRRQFFGGAAGMAAVLALSACGTSDAESDSAGDTVAYTWAEFSGDVPRNPKRVVVLDGRVDLEFAMMMDYPIVGSGNFWFPEEKAGFQFPGRAIEDASFVNVAGDFSTNFEAVLGLDPDLIVMTLIGYTSDWYGNERLASIAPLLVVGDDIEQSAGHPVDWRGALLAQARQLDRVAVAEASIADYERKLAELRPLLQDKLGGKKLVFGVQTPTGFVVHQRNLRISVALDAGLDVLFRDDDNAENSFEVSFEHLDVLAPADMIIAQARNQEALDVIKTQPTWQRLPVVQAGNVITTDARYNQGFALTSAIFLDVLADAARRF